The following proteins come from a genomic window of Leptospira barantonii:
- a CDS encoding DoxX family protein — protein sequence MFKFDSNSKNILFYFLRAVVAFIFLQTLFYKFTGAPESVLIFTKLGIEPWGRIGTGVLELIAAILLFVPGSNSIGALLGLGLMSGAIFSHLFVIGIEQENDGGLLFFLALASAAICALLLWMERQTLTSVLRKRFQK from the coding sequence TTGTTCAAGTTCGATTCCAATTCAAAAAATATTTTATTCTATTTTTTACGCGCCGTGGTCGCATTCATATTTTTACAGACCTTATTCTACAAATTCACGGGCGCGCCCGAATCGGTTTTGATTTTTACAAAACTCGGTATAGAACCTTGGGGAAGAATCGGCACGGGTGTTTTAGAATTGATCGCGGCGATTCTTTTGTTCGTGCCGGGATCCAACTCGATCGGCGCTTTGCTCGGACTCGGACTCATGTCCGGCGCGATTTTTTCCCATCTATTCGTGATCGGGATCGAACAGGAAAACGACGGAGGACTTCTATTCTTTTTAGCGCTCGCAAGCGCCGCGATCTGCGCCCTTCTTCTCTGGATGGAAAGACAAACAC